A part of Rattus rattus isolate New Zealand chromosome 6, Rrattus_CSIRO_v1, whole genome shotgun sequence genomic DNA contains:
- the Lsm5 gene encoding U6 snRNA-associated Sm-like protein LSm5: protein MAANATTNPSQLLPLELVDKCIGSRIHIVMKSDKEIVGTLLGFDDFVNMVLEDVTEFEITPEGRRITKLDQILLNGNNITMLVPGGEGPEV from the exons ATGGCGGCTAACGCGACCACGAACCCGTCTCAACTCCTGCCACTAG AGCTTGTGGACAAGTGTATAGGATCAAGAATTCACATTGTGATGAAGAGTGATAAAGAAATCGTGGGTACACTTCTAGGATTTGATGACTTTGTCA ATATGGTGTTGGAAGATGTCACAGAGTT TGAAATTAcaccagaaggaagaagaattaCAAAATTAGATCAAATTCTACTAAATGGAAATAATATAACAATG CTGGTTCCTGGAGGAGAAGGGCCTGAAGTATGA